The genomic window GGTCGGCGGTCTGGATGGTCAGGATATGATCGTTCGTCGATACGGCTTCGTAGAAGGCCCACTTTTCGGTCGGCTGCAGTTCGACGTTGATGCCCGCCGCGCGGATCGTTTCGCGGTACTCGTCCCACACCGGCGGATCACCGTCGAGTGCGTACGGGCCGCTGGTTTCGGTTTCCATCGTTTGGATGGCTTCCACCGGGATCGCCGACAACACAGCCTGCAAAACCTGATTGCAGGTCACCACGCCGGGCATCAGATTCAAACTGACCAATTCCGCTCGCGGACCGCGTTTGCTGGCCGCCGGATAGTTACCGTCGGCGATCAGGATCGAACTATGGTGACCGGCAGTTCCCAGGATGGCGTTGATCTGAGGGTGAATCAGGGTGTGACGAAGCATTGTTCTTGTACGGCTGGTGAATCGAAGGCAGGGGCTCTTGGCCCGTGGAAGTGAGTGTCAAAAATCGTAGCGGGTGACGGACCGGCAGGCCATGCTACGCACATGGCGCGTCCAGCCGCCTCGCCTTAGTTGACGTCCACGTCGACGCCGCCGGCTTCCACATCGACCTTCAGATTT from Roseimaritima ulvae includes these protein-coding regions:
- a CDS encoding RbsD/FucU family protein, whose protein sequence is MLRHTLIHPQINAILGTAGHHSSILIADGNYPAASKRGPRAELVSLNLMPGVVTCNQVLQAVLSAIPVEAIQTMETETSGPYALDGDPPVWDEYRETIRAAGINVELQPTEKWAFYEAVSTNDHILTIQTADQQRYANILLTVGVRMD